The Perca fluviatilis chromosome 18, GENO_Pfluv_1.0, whole genome shotgun sequence genomic interval CCTCACACTTTATTTTGACTTAATAAACATAGTTAAAGAGTGAATACAAGTATGTTCTTTACATTGTGATGGTTTCAGTGTCACACTCACCAGAAAGCAGAGCTGCGGCCAGTTGTGGATGAAGTACCTGTAGGTGTAAATTGAATAAGGCTCAGACAAGTCCTTGGTGATCAGTCTCATGATCCACGGCATTTGGAGCTCGGACTCATAGCGGACATAGCGAATGCCGTGGCTGTCCTCTTCCGCTCGGCCGGGAGAGCTGCTCAGGTCGAGCCGGGCTAGCTCCGCGGCGGGCGGCTGCTGCGGGTCAGCGAGGCTCTCCTCTCCGCCGGGCCCGGCATCCGGCGGCTCGATGCTGGGCGGTCTCGGTGGCTCCGTGAGGTCAAACCCCTCTTTCCCTTCGTCCCTGGGGTGGCTGTAGGCCGCCTCAGTTCTCGTAAAACCCGGCATCCCGTTCATGCTATTGTTAACTAGGGGAGAGTGACTGCCGTTTTTGGAGAAGGGGCTGTGGCCTTCATGTTGGCAATGCTCACTATTGTGTCTAGCGGCTGGAGCCTCCTcattgctgctgctactgctgtcACAGTTGTCCACGGACGGTCTCGGATTGTCAGGCCGGTTTCCTGTGTGTTGGTGGCTGTCAGCGTCCTCTAAGGGGCAGGCCAAGCCATTTAGCTGCTGCTCTCGGGCTTGCATTTTGAGGTGCAGCGCCGCCGGGCTAGCTCGCGCTAGCATGTTTTTTTGCTTCTTGTTAACCGACCTATTGACTTCGCTTACCGGCTCCGACGTCTTCCCTGTACCGGCGGTTACACAGTCCTCCCTGTGACAAGCCGGCTCTCCGTCTTCCACCGCCGGCTCCGCGCTCCCAGCCCCGGGGAAAGGAGGAATTTCAGCCGGGGATGAAGGCAGTGCGCTACTAGGCCCAGGCGGCACTGTGGCCATCCCACCGCATTAAGGTGGAGATTCACGCTTGGAAAACGTTGAACACAAGCTCATCCACAAGGCGAAGGGATATACAATCAATATACAAGCTAGTTCACCGAATATCGCATAAATCCAAGGATTCTGAGGCGATCACGTATCCGCTGGCGACGTTTGTCGCTGCTTTCTCCTCGATTTCCCTGCTGCCGGAAAGTGCTGTCGCAGCAAACGCCATTGCAACAGCAGACAGAGACGTTTTACGACAGTGGTGTAACGCAtgacagattattttttttcagacacCAGGGCAAATTAGCTAATGTAATGTGCTTACCACTTAAATAAAGTAATTTCCTCTCTTTAGGCGTTTtattgacttttatttattatttgcatTGTCACTCTATTGTATAAACAGGACATACGAAGCAAGAATGTGAACACAATCTCTAATAGGAATCTAAACTTTATTTGAAACCCTGAAAAAAGTGGCAAgtgttcttttcttctttacagGATTTCACTCagcaaaattaaattaaattaaattattgaCAAAAGGAGATACATCATGAATTTCAATTCTGCTAAAGATATTTTGCTTTTCATTGTAGGCTAATAGCCTACCTATTAGAACTTCATGTAATCGGACCGTAGGCTACCTATTtgaatcatagactgtatataacagTCTATGATTTGAATGTGTAGCCTAGCCTGGTAGGCTATATGTTGGAACAACAGCAACAATTGTATGAACGCGATTTAGTAAATGGTAATGAAAGGTTCACAACCCTGTAAATCCAAGAGCTGTTGACTTGTTGACTCTTACCAGCAGAGGACGCCAAGTTGAGGATTTATTTGGATATATTAATTTCCCCCTTTTTCTAGTTTCTCCAGTAGATGTCGCCAGTAGATACATTTCGTTGGCTTTTTCTAACTTGAGTTGAGCTATAGTATCCTACGTACAAGTTTGTTTTGAGGTAGCCTATATACGTTTATCTCGAGTAATATTCAAGTTGTCAGACTTAATATTTTCACTCTACTTTATGGAAGGAAATataatattgtacttttcacCACTTTCTGTATCTCACTGTCTGGCAAAATGATGTATATAACACAAACCACAATAGTCATACCATTTAAAACCATGCTTTGCATTTTCCTGTTAATTTCAGCACAACCAGACAGTGAGTGAACAGAGACTGAAATAATTACACCCAACTGTTAACAAGGTTTCTGACTAAATCACTGCAGCAGCCCAAGTTTCCTTTTCCACATTATGGGCACagcatgtattttattttgaattaagttaaaacaacaaatacaaatttacatgcttagtgttttaaaatcttaaattctgacacacacaaacacacacacacacacacacacacacacacacacacacacacacacacacacacacacacacacacaggcctactTGCTTAGTACATGTGGTGTGGCTCTGACCTTGGATGATAGACTCAGTGAACAACAGAGAGCAGTGATGGATTCTGGGAAGGAGGAATCTTCGCTTAGGCTCCAGCTGCAAGTCCTCAAGTCTCCAGCTGCCCTAAACATGTTTATAATCTCTGAAGCATGAATGGATTTTCTACTGAAAGATCATATTTTAGAATGCTATAATCATCATAACATATCTGTTCTTCAAAAGATCCATTTTAGGAATGAGTTATCAATTACAAtctgaatgtactgtatttatttcagaCTAAAAATTTTGTAGCATGGTAGCCAAAGACGATATGctagttttcagttttttaaataaaactccATTTAATATGAGACGTCTCTTAATACTCAATGCTGGTTTTCACCTGAatagaagaggaaagaagaagtaCTTTTCTGTTGATGTTATT includes:
- the naa30 gene encoding N-alpha-acetyltransferase 30 isoform X1, with the translated sequence MATVPPGPSSALPSSPAEIPPFPGAGSAEPAVEDGEPACHREDCVTAGTGKTSEPVSEVNRSVNKKQKNMLARASPAALHLKMQAREQQLNGLACPLEDADSHQHTGNRPDNPRPSVDNCDSSSSSNEEAPAARHNSEHCQHEGHSPFSKNGSHSPLVNNSMNGMPGFTRTEAAYSHPRDEGKEGFDLTEPPRPPSIEPPDAGPGGEESLADPQQPPAAELARLDLSSSPGRAEEDSHGIRYVRYESELQMPWIMRLITKDLSEPYSIYTYRYFIHNWPQLCFLAMVEQECVGAIVCKLDMHKKMFRRGYIAMLAVDSKHRRKSIGTNLVKKAIYAMVEGDCDEISHPPEKGHSRVMAFQEVWAKSVCRPMEQLVDVEQEYPGEVEYIYMPACVPLSRCSGCCGDENLECQATLERNITLQVIRIHPMISMHHVELTFVEHQRCECRARQKLLNDKSSGESIRNRPRRRKHKKTANGCGKCQFPQNKINLH
- the naa30 gene encoding N-alpha-acetyltransferase 30 isoform X3; amino-acid sequence: MATVPPGPSSALPSSPAEIPPFPGAGSAEPAVEDGEPACHREDCVTAGTGKTSEPVSEVNRSVNKKQKNMLARASPAALHLKMQAREQQLNGLACPLEDADSHQHTGNRPDNPRPSVDNCDSSSSSNEEAPAARHNSEHCQHEGHSPFSKNGSHSPLVNNSMNGMPGFTRTEAAYSHPRDEGKEGFDLTEPPRPPSIEPPDAGPGGEESLADPQQPPAAELARLDLSSSPGRAEEDSHGIRYVRYESELQMPWIMRLITKDLSEPYSIYTYRYFIHNWPQLCFLAMVEQECVGAIVCKLDMHKKMFRRGYIAMLAVDSKHRRKSIGTNLVKKAIYAMVEGDCDEVVLETEITNKSALKLYENLGFVRDKRLFRYYLNGVDALRLKLWLR
- the naa30 gene encoding N-alpha-acetyltransferase 30 isoform X2, which codes for MATVPPGPSSALPSSPAEIPPFPGAGSAEPAVEDGEPACHREDCVTAGTGKTSEPVSEVNRSVNKKQKNMLARASPAALHLKMQAREQQLNGLACPLEDADSHQHTGNRPDNPRPSVDNCDSSSSSNEEAPAARHNSEHCQHEGHSPFSKNGSHSPLVNNSMNGMPGFTRTEAAYSHPRDEGKEGFDLTEPPRPPSIEPPDAGPGGEESLADPQQPPAAELARLDLSSSPGRAEEDSHGIRYVRYESELQMPWIMRLITKDLSEPYSIYTYRYFIHNWPQLCFLAMVEQECVGAIVCKLDMHKKMFRRGYIAMLAVDSKHRRKSIGTNLVKKAIYAMVEGDCDEISHPPEKGHSRVMAFQEVWAKSVCRPMEQLVDVEQEYPGEVEYIYMPACVPLSRCSGCCGDENLECQATLERNITLQVIRIHPMISMHHVELTFVEHQRCECRARQKLLNDKSGESIRNRPRRRKHKKTANGCGKCQFPQNKINLH